From Candidatus Neomarinimicrobiota bacterium, the proteins below share one genomic window:
- a CDS encoding ABC transporter permease subunit, whose protein sequence is MKWPKFFKKHVYDRDEISLSIYRKRWQKFKTMKRGYYSFVILITLYIISFFLPFLINNRALVVKYEDHLYFPVIQGYIEGTTFGQDVPGETNYRLLKQTWDETDNPNWLIMPPYPYSPYEDITVEGNKMFDPPNSEHWLGTDNTGRDVFARLCYAFNISISFALLLTILNYIIGILIGGSMGYFGGKFDLFFQRIIEIWSSMPILYVIIILVSIMKPSFLLLIGIYTIVNWISMTYLMRAEFYREKAKDYVAAALSMGQSDFKVMFKHILPNSLVPVITYFPFAVVMGILALVGLDYLGFGMPPPTPSWGQMLDVGLSNITKWWMVFAPVTAQFLTLLCIVFIGEGVREAFDPKVYSRLR, encoded by the coding sequence ATGAAATGGCCAAAATTTTTTAAAAAACATGTTTACGATAGAGATGAAATATCTTTAAGCATCTACCGGAAACGGTGGCAAAAGTTTAAAACCATGAAACGAGGGTACTACTCGTTTGTCATTCTGATAACTCTCTATATCATCTCTTTCTTTCTTCCCTTTCTGATAAACAACCGGGCCCTGGTGGTTAAATATGAAGACCATCTCTATTTTCCCGTCATTCAGGGATATATTGAGGGCACCACCTTCGGGCAGGATGTCCCCGGTGAGACCAATTACAGACTTTTGAAACAAACCTGGGATGAAACTGACAACCCAAACTGGCTCATCATGCCTCCCTACCCCTACAGTCCATACGAGGATATAACCGTCGAAGGAAATAAAATGTTTGATCCGCCCAATTCAGAACACTGGCTTGGAACGGACAATACGGGACGGGATGTCTTTGCACGGCTCTGCTACGCGTTTAATATCTCCATCTCATTTGCCCTGCTGTTGACGATCCTGAATTACATTATCGGTATCCTGATCGGTGGATCCATGGGGTATTTCGGCGGAAAATTTGACCTCTTCTTCCAACGCATTATTGAAATCTGGTCCAGTATGCCGATTTTGTACGTCATCATTATCCTGGTATCCATCATGAAACCGTCCTTTCTCCTGTTGATCGGAATTTACACCATCGTCAACTGGATCAGCATGACCTACCTGATGCGGGCGGAATTTTACAGGGAAAAGGCCAAAGATTATGTGGCTGCGGCTCTGTCTATGGGACAAAGTGATTTCAAGGTGATGTTTAAACATATTCTGCCCAATTCCCTGGTACCTGTCATTACGTATTTCCCATTTGCCGTGGTTATGGGTATACTGGCCCTTGTAGGACTGGATTATTTGGGATTTGGAATGCCGCCACCGACACCCAGTTGGGGACAAATGCTGGATGTAGGTCTTTCCAATATTACAAAATGGTGGATGGTTTTTGCCCCGGTAACGGCTCAATTTCTTACCCTTCTCTGCATTGTTTTCATCGGTGAAGGTGTCCGGGAAGCCTTTGACCCCAAAGTCTATTCGAGGTTGCGATGA
- a CDS encoding extracellular solute-binding protein, with amino-acid sequence MKKIALIGMILSVIILAGCGGSGDKLESSAEALYNGKPAPRDTVTPAEEGGYGFENIAEDLGYETYVLNPETDYPAFGDPRAKKGGTLTHISSRFPATMRIVGQNYNYEENISIIAPLCYESLLGLHPVTLEYVPALASHWKISDDKLTYWFRINPDARFSDGRPVTAEDVIATWDLHMDETILMPSSQLVYGKFERPEAEGKYIVKVKSKNLNWRNFLYFSGMNIMPAHYLRQVDGTEFLKRYQYTMVPGSGPYVIYPEDIINQESFTFTRRDNYWAAEDPMNKYVHNFDRVKIVVVKDNRSLMFEKFKKGECDFYPVYSAREWHEETDFESVQKGWVQKRKVFSNRPAGTSGFAFNMRKWPFNDRRIRYAFAYLYNREKMNEEMYYNEYDMMNSLYTGSVYENPNNEKITYNPEKAVQLLREAGFTKRNEDGWLVNDEGKVLRFEIAIQKSVDYMVTPVQQMLKDYGIDMQIKYMDGNAIWKNLMDRNFTIYMQSWGGLVFPNPETTLHSSLADKKNNNNISGFANERVDELLEEYDQCFDQKRRIEIIREIDGIYSDIHPAAWGIARRSMNILYWNKLGHPEFVFDRYNGDYTSIFRYWWYEPEKDTLLKEAMKNNTSLPKGELIVRYWDKYKNTDI; translated from the coding sequence ATGAAAAAAATAGCACTTATAGGAATGATCCTATCTGTTATCATTCTCGCCGGGTGCGGTGGATCCGGAGACAAACTGGAATCTTCAGCTGAGGCCCTTTACAATGGAAAACCGGCTCCCAGGGATACGGTGACACCTGCAGAAGAAGGAGGATACGGATTTGAAAATATCGCAGAAGATCTGGGATATGAAACCTATGTCCTCAATCCTGAAACAGATTACCCTGCCTTTGGTGATCCCCGGGCCAAAAAAGGGGGAACACTGACACATATTTCTTCCCGTTTTCCTGCCACCATGCGGATTGTGGGACAAAATTACAATTATGAAGAAAACATCAGTATCATTGCCCCTTTATGCTACGAAAGTCTGTTGGGACTCCATCCTGTCACACTGGAATATGTCCCTGCTTTGGCGTCTCACTGGAAAATATCCGATGATAAACTAACCTACTGGTTCAGAATCAATCCTGATGCGCGGTTCAGCGATGGCCGGCCGGTAACTGCCGAAGATGTTATCGCCACCTGGGACCTGCACATGGATGAAACCATTCTCATGCCTTCAAGCCAACTGGTTTACGGCAAATTCGAACGGCCTGAAGCTGAAGGAAAATATATCGTAAAGGTAAAAAGTAAAAACCTGAACTGGCGTAATTTCCTCTATTTCAGCGGAATGAACATCATGCCGGCACACTATCTGCGCCAGGTGGATGGAACTGAATTTCTGAAACGGTACCAGTACACTATGGTGCCCGGATCCGGCCCATACGTCATTTATCCCGAAGATATCATCAATCAGGAATCCTTTACCTTTACCCGCCGGGATAATTACTGGGCTGCCGAAGATCCTATGAATAAATACGTCCATAATTTTGACAGGGTCAAAATCGTCGTGGTCAAAGATAACCGGAGTCTGATGTTTGAGAAATTCAAAAAAGGCGAGTGTGATTTTTATCCTGTCTATAGTGCCCGCGAATGGCATGAAGAAACGGATTTTGAATCCGTCCAAAAAGGCTGGGTCCAAAAACGCAAAGTCTTTTCCAACCGCCCGGCCGGGACATCCGGTTTTGCCTTTAATATGCGGAAATGGCCCTTTAATGACCGGAGGATCCGCTATGCCTTTGCATACCTGTATAACCGGGAAAAAATGAATGAAGAAATGTATTATAATGAATACGACATGATGAATTCATTGTACACCGGTTCTGTCTATGAAAACCCCAATAACGAAAAAATTACATACAATCCCGAAAAGGCCGTCCAGCTTTTAAGAGAAGCCGGATTTACAAAACGGAACGAGGATGGCTGGCTTGTCAATGATGAGGGAAAGGTCCTTCGTTTTGAAATTGCCATCCAAAAATCCGTGGATTACATGGTGACACCGGTCCAGCAGATGTTGAAAGATTATGGGATAGACATGCAAATCAAATACATGGACGGTAATGCCATTTGGAAAAATCTGATGGACCGAAATTTTACAATTTACATGCAAAGTTGGGGCGGACTTGTTTTTCCGAATCCGGAAACAACGCTTCACTCTTCCCTGGCAGACAAAAAGAACAACAACAATATCAGCGGTTTTGCCAATGAACGCGTGGATGAACTTTTGGAAGAATATGATCAGTGTTTCGATCAGAAACGCCGGATTGAAATCATCCGGGAGATTGACGGCATTTATTCAGACATTCATCCCGCAGCCTGGGGTATTGCACGGCGGTCTATGAATATCCTTTATTGGAACAAGCTGGGACACCCCGAATTTGTTTTTGACCGTTACAACGGAGATTATACCAGCATTTTCAGGTACTGGTGGTATGAGCCTGAAAAAGATACCCTGCTGAAAGAAGCCATGAAAAACAACACATCTTTGCCGAAAGGTGAGTTGATCGTCCGTTATTGGGATAAATATAAAAATACGGACATCTGA
- a CDS encoding dipeptide ABC transporter ATP-binding protein yields the protein MKHNTHTSPLLDVQHLKVHFPVFGGVLSHKVATVKAVDDITFTIGKREIVGMVGESGCGKTTVGRALVNILKHVAPDVELSGDIIYHLKGEKVNFIKSSPKKIRPFRSDVQMIFQDPYASLNPRMTVAQIISEPLQLHTNMSKTEQKERVGWLLDKVGLQPEQSRRYPHEFSGGQRQRVGIARALATNPELIICDEPVSALDVSIQAQVINLMQDLQDEFNMSYLFIAHDLSVVEHISDRIIVMYLGNIVEMGKARDVYHHPRHPYSKALLSAVPLPDPSRKNRKRIVLKGDVPNPLNKPSGCPFRTRCPLALPSCSQEVPPLEEHADGHFVACPVVK from the coding sequence ATGAAACATAACACACATACCTCTCCCCTTCTTGATGTGCAACATTTGAAAGTCCATTTTCCCGTCTTTGGGGGTGTTTTATCCCATAAGGTGGCTACCGTTAAAGCTGTCGATGACATCACATTCACTATCGGGAAGCGTGAAATTGTGGGGATGGTGGGCGAATCGGGATGCGGCAAAACAACTGTGGGACGTGCATTGGTCAATATCCTGAAGCATGTAGCACCGGATGTAGAGCTTTCCGGTGATATCATCTATCACCTGAAAGGGGAGAAAGTCAATTTTATTAAAAGCAGTCCGAAAAAAATCCGACCTTTCCGTTCAGATGTCCAAATGATTTTTCAGGATCCCTATGCCTCTTTGAACCCCCGGATGACGGTGGCTCAAATCATCAGTGAGCCCTTGCAGCTTCATACAAACATGAGTAAGACAGAGCAAAAAGAGCGTGTTGGTTGGCTACTGGACAAGGTGGGTTTGCAACCGGAACAGTCACGGCGATATCCCCACGAATTCTCAGGTGGCCAGCGCCAGCGGGTTGGAATAGCCCGGGCTTTGGCAACAAATCCTGAACTGATTATCTGCGATGAGCCGGTCTCTGCCCTGGATGTTTCCATCCAGGCCCAGGTCATCAACCTGATGCAGGATCTACAGGATGAATTCAACATGTCTTACCTGTTTATTGCCCACGACCTTTCTGTTGTGGAACACATATCTGACCGGATTATTGTAATGTATCTGGGCAACATTGTGGAAATGGGCAAAGCCCGGGATGTCTATCATCATCCAAGACATCCTTACAGTAAGGCCCTTTTATCCGCTGTTCCCCTGCCGGATCCATCCCGGAAAAACCGGAAACGGATCGTACTCAAAGGTGATGTTCCCAACCCCCTCAATAAACCCTCGGGCTGTCCCTTCCGTACCCGGTGTCCCCTGGCACTCCCCTCCTGTTCCCAGGAAGTACCTCCCCTTGAAGAACATGCGGATGGACACTTTGTGGCGTGCCCTGTGGTTAAATAA
- the asnB_2 gene encoding asparagine synthase B codes for MCGIVCCFEIRTGMESMRPRILDMAKKVRHRGPDWSGIYGSNRAIMAHERLAIVDPQSGGQPLYSPDKKLILAVNGEIYNHQSIRKRYEGTYPFMTHSDCEIILPLYRENGADFLEELNGIFAFALYDEENERYLIARDHIGIIPLYTGRDQLGQFYVASEMKALEGICHQIEIFPPGHYLDSSIGEIRRWYKRDWVKYEAVKDNTTNLAHLRQSLEHAVHRQLMSDVPYGVLLSGGLDSSIIAAIARKYAAKRIETGDSQEAWWPRLHSFAIGLEGSPDLIAAKRVADYIGTVHHEIHFTLQEGLDAIRDVIYHLETYDVTTVRASTPMYLLARVIKSMGIKMVLSGEGSDEIFGGYLYFHKAPGARDFHDETVRKLEKLHLYDCLRANKSLAAWGIEGRVPFLDKEFLDVAMNINPMDKMIRPGRMEKWLPRKAFEDLLPADIVWRQKEQFSDGVGYGWIDILKEISSHKVSDEAMENAHFRYPVNPPLSKEEYFYRSIFSEHFPSEAAARTVPSVPSIACSTETALSWDKNFSQLADPSGRAVKGIHKG; via the coding sequence ATGTGTGGTATTGTCTGCTGTTTTGAAATCCGGACCGGGATGGAATCCATGCGTCCCCGGATATTGGATATGGCCAAGAAGGTACGACACCGGGGACCGGATTGGTCAGGGATTTATGGGTCAAACCGGGCTATTATGGCACATGAACGCCTGGCCATTGTCGATCCCCAGTCCGGTGGCCAGCCTTTGTACAGTCCGGACAAAAAACTCATTTTGGCTGTGAACGGTGAAATATACAACCACCAGTCCATCCGGAAACGGTATGAAGGGACCTATCCTTTTATGACTCATTCCGATTGCGAAATCATCCTGCCGTTATATCGTGAAAATGGAGCAGACTTTCTTGAAGAGCTGAATGGGATTTTTGCCTTTGCCCTGTACGATGAAGAAAATGAGCGCTATTTAATTGCCCGGGATCATATCGGCATTATACCCCTCTACACCGGCCGGGATCAGCTGGGGCAATTTTATGTGGCTTCTGAGATGAAAGCCCTGGAAGGAATCTGCCACCAAATTGAGATATTTCCGCCAGGTCATTATCTGGACAGTTCCATTGGGGAAATCCGACGTTGGTATAAACGGGACTGGGTAAAATATGAAGCCGTAAAGGACAATACAACAAACTTGGCTCACCTCCGCCAATCCCTAGAACATGCCGTTCACCGACAACTGATGAGTGATGTCCCATACGGGGTTCTCCTGTCTGGTGGACTCGATTCTTCGATTATTGCTGCCATCGCCCGAAAATATGCTGCAAAACGAATAGAAACCGGGGACAGTCAGGAGGCTTGGTGGCCGCGGCTTCATTCCTTTGCCATCGGTCTGGAAGGATCCCCGGACCTGATAGCGGCTAAAAGAGTGGCGGACTACATAGGGACCGTGCACCATGAAATTCATTTTACCCTTCAGGAAGGACTGGACGCCATCCGGGATGTCATCTATCATCTGGAAACATACGATGTAACCACGGTCCGGGCATCTACTCCCATGTATCTTCTGGCCCGGGTGATAAAATCCATGGGGATTAAAATGGTGCTTTCCGGTGAGGGATCCGACGAAATCTTCGGCGGTTACCTCTATTTTCATAAAGCTCCCGGCGCCAGGGATTTCCATGATGAAACCGTTCGAAAGCTGGAAAAGCTCCACCTCTATGATTGTCTTCGTGCAAATAAATCCCTTGCAGCCTGGGGAATTGAGGGCAGAGTCCCCTTTTTGGATAAGGAATTCCTGGATGTGGCCATGAACATCAATCCAATGGATAAAATGATTCGTCCGGGCCGGATGGAAAAATGGCTGCCTCGTAAGGCATTTGAGGATTTGTTGCCAGCCGATATTGTATGGCGGCAGAAAGAACAATTTTCCGACGGGGTGGGATACGGCTGGATTGATATTCTGAAAGAAATAAGTTCCCATAAAGTCTCAGATGAAGCCATGGAAAACGCCCATTTCCGTTATCCTGTCAATCCCCCCCTCAGCAAGGAAGAATATTTTTACCGAAGTATATTTTCGGAACACTTTCCTTCAGAAGCCGCTGCCCGGACAGTCCCCTCTGTTCCATCCATCGCATGCAGCACTGAAACCGCTCTGTCCTGGGATAAAAATTTCTCCCAATTGGCAGATCCATCCGGAAGAGCTGTTAAAGGAATCCATAAAGGATAA